The Rhopalosiphum maidis isolate BTI-1 chromosome 1, ASM367621v3, whole genome shotgun sequence genome has a segment encoding these proteins:
- the LOC113560807 gene encoding integrator complex subunit 9, giving the protein MKVYCLSEDPNKPCFVIKLKSVTIMLDCGLSAHSVLNFLPLYPIPDWKPNKAAAWIPKNFSDPQIEGELNECMTNQVLVNSAPEFMTPLTKLVDFADIDVILVSNYMTMLALPFITENTGFKGVVYMTEPTLHIGKLFLEELVDFVEQSPKPNVAKYWKEILHLLPPPLCNSFKPHTWKQLYSLAQVNSSLTRVQMISYDQKIEITGALTVTAVSSGYCLGSSNWVIYLESKKLVYVSNTSTLTTHPRPMDQVNLKNADLMLLSSLTQAPAANPDSMLGELCLSVAVTLRNNGSVLIPCYPSGVVYDLFECLSSHLDSTALGQIPMYFISPVAHSSLEYSNILAEWLSQSKQNKVYFPEEPFPHAQLVKSGRLKHFKHVYTDDLWNDLRQPCVVFCGHPSLRFGDVVHFVEYWGTNPQNTIIFTEPEFPYLEALAPFQPLSMKAMHCPIDTSMNFTQANKMIKDLKPAVLILPERYAIPPAGFGHKNEFVIDQIDRKVLTIKRGEVISEKLDIKTVNVPFTTEMVVSVTLNELQSGLKASKFTAVLDTKDNKYKLDILRDDLLANKTTEPYLLETLFKKTYEWGQLDIDRFLRALTNEGISDPKIEHNAHGYTIHLKSEDTLIQVDDKSTHIFCEKMDKNWRLKLRSIVMECLNSF; this is encoded by the exons ATGAAAGTG tattGTTTGAGTGAAGATCCAAACAAACCATGTTTTGTGATAAAGTTAAAGTCAGTCACAATCATGTTGGATTGTGGTCTATCAGCACAcagtgttttgaattttttacctTTATATCCAATACCAGACTGGAAACCAAATAAAGCTGCAGCTTGGATACCTAAAAACTTCTCTGACCCACAAATTGAAGGG gaACTTAATGAATGTATGACTAATCAAGTACTTGTAAATTCTGCACCTGAATTCATGACACCACTAACTAAGTTAGTTGACTTTGCTGATATTGATGTTATATTGGTATCCAACTATATGACCATGTTGGCTTTACCTTTTATTACGGAAAATACAGGTTTTAAAGGAGTTGTGTACATGACTGAACCGACTTTGCACATAGGAAA attatttcttGAAGAGCTTGTAGATTTTGTTGAACAGTCACCAAAACCTAATGTTGCTAAATACTGGAAGGAAATCTTGCATTTATTGCCACCGCCATTATGTAACAGTTTCAAACCTCATACATGGAAACAATTATATAGCCTTGCACAGGTTAATTCGAGTTTAACACGTGTGCAGATGATCAGTTATgatcaaaaaatt GAAATTACAGGTGCTTTGACTGTAACAGCTGTTAGTTCTGGTTATTGCTTGGGTAGCAGTAATTGGGTGATATATTTGGAAAGTAAGAAATTGGTTTATGTCAGCAATACTTCAACATTAACAACACATccaag acCCATGGATCaagttaacttaaaaaatgctGATTTAATGCTGTTAAGTAGCCTAACACAAGCACCGGCCGCTAATCCAGATTCAATGCTAGGAGAACTATGTTTATCGGTTGCTGTTACATTGCGAAATAATGGTTCAGTACTTATTCCATGTTATCCTTCAGGTGTTGtgtatgatttatttgaaTGCTTATCATCTCACTTGGACAGTACAGCTTTAGGTCAAATtccaatgtattttatttctccAGTGGCTCATAGTTCTttagaatattcaaatattcttGCAGAATG gcTGTctcaatcaaaacaaaataaagtatacttTCCAGAAGAGCCATTTCCTCATGCACAATTAGTGAAGTCTGGACGTTTAAAGCATTTTAAACACGTCTATACAGATGATTTATGGAACGATTTAAgacaa ccTTGTGTGGTATTTTGCGGTCATCCTAGTTTACGATTTGGCGATGTAGTACACTTTGTGGAATATTGGGGTACAAATCCTCAGAACACAATTATATTCACag aaccAGAGTTTCCATATTTAGAAGCCTTAGCTCCGTTCCAACCACTATCTATGAAAGCTATGCACTGTCCTATTGATACAAGTATGAATTTCACCCAGgccaataaaatgattaaagatCTTAAACCAGCCGTGTTAATTCTTCCTGAGCGTTATGCCATTCCACCAGCTGGATTTGgtcataaaaatgaatttgttattgatcaa atcGATAGGaaagtattaactataaaaagagGTGAAGTTATATCAGAGAAACTTgatataaaaacagtaaatgTACCATTTACAACAGAGATGGTGGTGAGTGTAACATTAAATGAATTACAATCTGGATTAAAAGCATCAAAATTTACAGCTGTTTTAGACACTAaagataataagtataaattagat attttaagagaTGACTTATTAGCAAATAAAACAACTGAaccttatttattagaaacattatttaaaaaaacttatgaatGGGGACAACTGGATATTGATAGATTTTTACGTGCATTAACAAATGAAGGTATAAGTGATCCTAAAATTGAACACAATGCACATGGATATACTATACATCTT AAATCAGAAGACACATTGATCCAAGTGGACGATAAGTCTACTCATATATTCTGTGAAAAGATGGATAAGAACTGGAGACTCAAACTTAGAAGTATTGTAATGGAGTGCcttaattctttttaa
- the LOC113553183 gene encoding uncharacterized protein LOC113553183, whose translation MSAFFLYSLILMTVTTTMVAHAAFIGSTNSNDRPGIDIVHLVKRDANYDDNSVESDEGFFFSFTNFFGHTKQDDDDDKPEFITTFDILKLLDEKYAMKQFYCVINEDPCDAVGLRLKASIPEEINRGCERCTSTETSNIRRIVNYVKKHYPEFWNRVEPIYKNKMTAKTTYTVKTIRNNTNNVTLFINN comes from the exons ATGTCAGCGTTTTTCCTGTACTCTTTAATCTTAATGACCGTGACCACAACTATGGTGGCACACGCCGCATTCATCGGGAGCACTAATTCTAATGACAGGCCGGGCATTGATATTGTTCATCTGGTCAAGAGGGACGCCAACTACGACGATAATAGTGTCGAAAGCGAcgaaggttttttttttagttttacaaatttttttggaCATACAAAACAAGATGATGATGACGATAAACCGGAATTCATTACCACTTTTGACATACTTAAACTTTTGGACGAGAAATACGCTATGAAACAATTCTATTGCGTCATAAACGAAGATCCGTGCGATGCAGTCGGATTGAGGCTCAAAG CTAGTATACCCGAAGAAATTAACAGGGGCTGTGAACGCTGTACCTCAACAGAGACTAGCAATATTCGACGAATTGTGAATTACGTGAAAAAACACTATCCAGAATTTTGGAATCGTGTTGaaccaatttataaaaataaaatgactgCCAAAACTACTTATACCGTTAAAACAATTCGCAACAATACAAATAACGTCACgttgttcataaataattaa
- the LOC113558740 gene encoding rabenosyn-5: MTEAAEENIVLEGFLCPICKVDFGLDLKLFLHFQEAHSEDQDLVKSFKDLFGKAKEKILKNDIGKKEERHYVWEPQEIGEVKSHIQYFKHCRNKWVEHFVMETNKTVVRLEKLLCNLPQDPNKRKTHEQTIVHWLDGTDVTRCPDCTKSFNITRRQHHCRLCGSIVCHECSCFLPLSKAYETINETGKNQFTSISPSLPSFRLCVHCGQVLENREQIKYRDQKPLMCDYYDKIIECRNKIENDLLIKFHQTYNLLKEGESSYLTEANKIRNDIVKLAETIDALSNRIMKLENSTNSSKVTTKNIRLAMIQCVQSTILAIPALPSMKEIEEIARIKREAAEARIRNGQDLNIDKPKISPSVSSKQHNKQKNEIKLRLEDGWSPVTNANINSDNPVVEQMNIIKNYIKQAKEAYRFDEVASLERNLQELNEEYFKMQNSSGNMPGYSTKN; the protein is encoded by the exons atgACTGAAGCCGCTGaagaaaatatagttttagaaGGATTCTTATGTCCTATATGCAAAGTTGACTTTGGTTTAGaccttaagttatttttacattttcaagaaGCTCATAGCGAAGACCAAGATCTAGTTAAATCTTTTAAAG atttatttGGTAAAGCTAAAGAAAAGATTTTAAAGAATGACATCGGGAAAAAAGAAGAACGCCATTATGTGTGGGAACCACAAGAAATAg gAGAAGTCAAATCTCACATTCAGTATTTTAAACACTGTCGTAATAAGTGGGTTGAACACTTTGTAAtggaaacaaataaaacagtcGTACGACTTGAAAAGTTACTTTGCAACTTACCTCAAGATCCTAATAAacgaaaaa ctCATGAACAAACTATAGTACATTGGTTAGATGGTACAGATGTAACACGATGTCCAGATTGTACTAAGTCATTTAACATTACAAGACGACAACATCATTGCAGATTATGTGGTTCTATTGTGTGTCATGAATGTAGCTGTTTTTTACCTCTGTCAAAAGCat ATGAAACAATAAATGAAACTGGTAAAAACCAATTTACGTCTATATCACCAAGTTTACCAAGTTTTCGTTTATGTGTTCATTGCGGCCAGGTGTTAGAAAACCGTGAGCAAATCAAATACCGTGACCAAAAACCTCTCATGTGTGATTATTATGACAAAATCATAGAATGtcgtaataaaatagaaaatgatctattaattaaattccatCAAacatataatctattaaa AGAAGGAGAATCCTCATATTTAACAGAAGCCAACAAAATTAGAAATGATATAGTTAAACTTGCCGAGACAATAGATGCCCTTag TAATCGTATAATGAAACTGGAAAATTCTACAAATTCATCAAAGGttactacaaaaaatattagattggCTATGATACAATGTGTTCAATCAACTATACTTGCAATACCTGCTCTTCCTTCAATGAAGGAAATTGAAGAAATTGCTCGGATAAAACg TGAAGCAGCAGAGGCACGTATACGTAATGGTCAAGACTTAAACATAGATAAGCCTAAAATAAGCCCATCAGTTTCTtctaaacaacataataaacaaaaaaat gaaattaaattaagactTGAAGACGGTTGGAGTCCTGTAACAAATGCCAATATTAATTCTGACAATCCTGTGGTGGAACAGATGAACATCATAAAGAACTACATTAAGCAAGCTAAAGAGGCTTATCGATTTGATGAAGTTGCAAGTCTTGAAAGAAATTTACAAGAATTGAATGAAGAATACTTCAAAATGCAAAATAGTAGTGGAAATATGCCAGGTTAttctacaaaaaattaa
- the LOC113548840 gene encoding 28S ribosomal protein S28, mitochondrial, giving the protein MASVCRIFCQNIKNVSLSKIITTKLRMSSKEFIRLYSQSDQQDNNTLKHGAFAEFYEKTKENKQVVKEDQDFEVLLRDSNFINLGDPEGKQVIGTIFHIVDNDLYIDFGWKFHCVCTRPIKNADSFVRGSQVKLRIKSLELATRFLGSEKDLTLLEADAALLGLHKPLRY; this is encoded by the exons ATGGCAAGTGTATGCCGAATATTTTGTcagaacattaaaaatgtgtcgTTATCAAAgataattacaacaaaattacgAATGTCTTCAAAGGAATTTATTCGACTTTATAGTCAAAGTGATCAACAAGATAACAATACTCTTAAACATGGTGCTTTTGCtgagttttatgaaaaaaccAAAGAAAACAAACAAGTTGTTAAAGAAGACCAAGACTTTGAAGTGCTATTGAgagattcaaattttataaat CTTGGTGACCCTGAAGGTAAACAAGTGATCGgaacaatatttcatattgttgataatgatttatatattgattttggaTGGAAATTCCATTGTGTTTGTACAAGACCTATTAAAAATGCAGA TTCTTTTGTACGAGGATCACAAGTAAAATTAAGAATCAAATCCTTAGAATTAGCTACCCGGTTTTTGGGTTCTGAAAAAGATTTGACTCTACTTGAAGCAGATGCAGCTCTTTTAGGTCTTCACAAACCATTAAGATATTAG
- the LOC113553199 gene encoding ejaculatory bulb-specific protein 3-like, with protein sequence MAHFNLFVVLVASLIYFTTAEEKYTTKFDNFDVDKVLNNNRILTSYIKCLLDEGNCTNEGRELKRVLPDALKTDCSKCTDVQKDRSEKVIKFLIKNRSTDFDRLTSKYDPTGEYKKNLEKFEKEKPTTAKL encoded by the exons ATGGctcattttaacttatttgtcGTCTTGGTTGCGTCGCTGATTTACTTCACAACAGCTGAAGAAAAATACACAACCAAATTCGACAATTTTGACGTGGACAAAGTGTTGAACAACAACAGAATTTTAACCAGCTACATTAAATGTTTGCTTGACGAGGGAAATTGTACCAACGAAGGCCGAGAATTGAAGA GAGTTTTACCAGATGCATTAAAAACTGACTGCAGCAAATGTACAGATGTACAAAAAGACAGATCAGAAAAAGTGATTAAGTTTTTGATTAAGAACCGTTCTACCGATTTTGATCGTTTGACTTCAAAGTACGACCCAACCGGTGAATACAAGAAGAATCtcgaaaaattcgaaaaagaAAAGCCTACAACTGCTAAACTTTAA
- the LOC113560806 gene encoding exostosin-1 has translation MQAKKRFILLWFIILFILVMCLLKTTRKPDTLLRLTYNVNNVENLPSFMDDWQQSVEVGRPPAAKTYEARQQIPYHTSHRKTNKLCRMETCFDSSRCENDFRVFVYPLSELESSGLMTSTRSILYQKMLDIIVESRYYTDEYTKACVFVIAIDTLDRDPLSPDYLRNIPVKMQRLRHWNGGRNHVIFNLYSGSWPDYNEDDLGFHTGDAILAKASMSVTNMRPGFDISFPLFHKKHPERGGEPGFVRSNTYPIAKNYKLAFKGKRYVLGIGSETRNSIFHLHNGKDTIVVTTCKHGKNWKDAQDERCDVDNSLYEKYDYGSLLKNSTFCLVPRGRRLGSYRFLEALQAGCIPVLLSNNWALPFDEVIDWNKAVIWADERLLFQVPEVIHSISETKLFALRQQTQILWEQYFNTIEKIVFTTFEIIKERLPKFQSRDGIVWNTSPGALVSQHSYTEYLNFNLPFNYHLLGKQPSPNFTVVIFSQHNSLNSPLYRLVRNIAASKYLTQIIINSCAENNGKSGYQNIAGIQILVSSGNGCRRFEPLPFIKTEAVLSLDDDVVLTTDEIDFAFHVWQSFPDRIVGFPARSHYWDNSKDSWLYTSKWTNEYSIILTGAAFYHQYYNTLYTKWLSPLLIKTVDQSHNCEDILMNFLVSHVTRRPPIKVSQRKHYKEQANNGMPKSPWNDPDHFMQRQTCLNTFVVLFGYMPLLQSSVRFDPILFKDPVSNFRKKYKQIELVSN, from the exons atgcaaGCAAAAAAGAGATTCATATTACTTTGGTTCATTATCTTATTCATTTTAGTTATGTGTTTACTAAAAACAACTAGAAAACCAGATACTTTGCTTCGTCTAACCTACAATGTTAACAATGTGGAAAATCTACCATCTTTCATGGACGACTGGCAACAAAGTGTAGAAGTTGGTCGTCCTCCTGCTGCAAAAACTTATGAAGCTAGACAACAAATACCATATCACACATCACATAGAAAAACAAACAAGCTCTGCAG aatgGAGACATGTTTTGATTCTTCACGTTGTGAAAATGATTTTCGAGTGTTTGTATACCCATTGTCTGAACTAGAGTCTAGTGGATTAATGACTTCAACCCGTAGTATTTTGTATCAGAAAATGTTGGATATTATTGTGGAATCTAGGTATTACACAGATGAATACACCAAAGCTTGTGTATTTGTGATAGCTATTGATACTTTAGATCGAGATCCCTTATCTCCAGACTATCTGCGCAATATTCCTGTGAAAATGCAGAGACTCAGACATTGGAATGGTGGTCGAAATCATGTCATTTTTAATCTGTATTCTGGTTCTTGGCCAGATTATAATGAAGATGACCTTGGATTTCATACCGGAGATGCTATTCTAGCCAAAGCTAGTATGTCAGTCACTAATATGAGACCTGGTTTTGATATTTCATTCCCATTATTCCACAAA AAACACCCAGAAAGAGGCGGTGAACCTGGTTTCGTTCGTTCCAATACATATCCTATTgctaaaaactataaactgGCGTTCAAAGGTAAGCGATATGTTCTTGGCATTGGGTCTGAGACTAGAAATTCTATTTTTCATCTACACAATGGAAAGGACACAATTGTAGTAACGACATGTAAACACGGCAAAAACTGGAAAGATGCTCAGGATGAAAGATGTGATGTTGATAACTCTTTATACGAAAA atATGATTACGGAtccttacttaaaaattcaacattttGTCTAGTTCCTAGAGGCCGTCGATTAGGATCTTACAGATTCTTGGAAGCTTTACAGGCCGGATGTATACCTGTTCTGCTGTCCAATAATTGGGCTCTACCTTTTGATGAAGTGATAGACTGGAATAAAGCTGTGATATGGGCTGACGAGAGATTGCTGTTTCAAGTACCAGAAGTGATTCATTCAATTTCAGAAACTAAACTTTTTGCATTGAGACAACAAACACAAATTTTATGGGAACAGTACTTTAacacaattgaaaaaattgtgtttactaCGTTTgaa ATAATTAAAGAACGTTTACCTAAATTCCAATCTCGAGATGGTATAGTTTGGAACACATCTCCAGGAGCTCTTGTCTCACAACATTCATATACtgaatatcttaattttaatttgccaTTCAATTATCATCTACTCGGTAAACAACCCAGTCCTAATTTTACTGtagtaatattttcacaacATAACAGTTTAAACTCACCATTGTATCGATTAGTTCGTAACATAGCTGCAAGCAAATACTTAACTCaa ataataataaattcatgtgCTGAAAACAATGGTAAAAGTGGGTACCAAAATATTGctggtatacaaatattagtatCATCTGGAAATGGCTGTAGAAGATTTGAACCATTACCATTTATTAAGACTGAAGCTGTATTATCATTAGATGATGATGTAGTATTGACAACTGATGAAATTGATTTTGCATTTCATGTCTGGCAATCATTTCCTGATAGAATAGTTGGATTTCCAGCTAGATCACATTACTGGGACAATAGCAag GATTCTTGGTTATATACATCAAAATGGACAaatgaatattcaataatactcACTGGGGCTGCTTTTTATCATCAATACTACAATACTCTATATACTAAATGGTTAAGTCCTTTATTAATCAAAACAGTTGACCAATCTCATAATTGTGAAGACATACTCATGAACTTTTTAGTCAGTCATGTAACACGTCGTCCACCGATTAAAGTGTCACAGAGAAAACATTACAAAGAGCAAGCTAACAATGGCATGccaaa atCACCTTGGAATGATCCAGATCACTTTATGCAAAGACAAACTTGTTTAAACACTTTTGTAGTGCTATTTGGTTATATGCCATTGCTTCAATCAAGTGTAAGATTTGATCCAATTTTATTCAAAGACCCAGTATcaaattttcgaaaaaaatataaacaaattgaattggtatccaattaa